In Mesorhizobium sp., one DNA window encodes the following:
- a CDS encoding bifunctional 2-polyprenyl-6-hydroxyphenol methylase/3-demethylubiquinol 3-O-methyltransferase UbiG has protein sequence MSAKAEISLDEHSLITSALIKSHVDPTTEVVDQGELRAQSARLALMLDLAHQGFVGGEPAATIVHRLAGRLHELRAQASPAVWRQLIPMAQQHRVAEYLLQDPFTRWSFEKPRGYSGDATLLDIYYKHRSADEIVASSTPLGQEIYAYTSEAASSVAGRERRDILARTVDETALRAENAEILAIACGHMREAELSRALAAGKLKRWVGLDQDPVSVGTVNRDLAGTKVEAIDGSVRGILRRAYKLGTFDLVYASGLYDYLPRAIGIRLLQRAMELVKPGGEFLFANFSDEITTDGYMETFMDWPLILRSADDMWDIINSALDRNSVEADVYYGSNRNIVYGMIRKRGF, from the coding sequence ATGTCGGCGAAAGCAGAAATCAGTCTGGACGAGCATAGTCTCATAACGTCGGCACTCATAAAGTCGCACGTCGATCCGACCACCGAGGTCGTCGATCAGGGCGAACTGAGAGCACAGTCAGCCAGGCTCGCGCTAATGCTCGATCTCGCACATCAGGGTTTTGTCGGCGGCGAGCCGGCCGCGACGATCGTCCATCGTCTGGCGGGGCGCCTGCACGAGCTGCGCGCCCAGGCCTCACCCGCGGTCTGGCGGCAACTCATTCCAATGGCCCAGCAGCACCGCGTTGCGGAGTATCTGCTCCAGGATCCGTTCACGCGCTGGTCCTTCGAAAAGCCGCGCGGCTATTCGGGCGATGCGACCCTGCTGGACATCTACTACAAGCATCGCAGCGCGGACGAGATCGTGGCTTCGTCGACGCCCCTGGGACAGGAAATCTATGCCTATACAAGCGAGGCGGCGAGTTCGGTCGCGGGTCGCGAACGGCGTGATATCCTCGCCAGAACGGTTGACGAGACGGCGCTTCGGGCGGAGAACGCCGAAATCCTGGCGATCGCCTGCGGCCATATGCGCGAGGCCGAACTGTCTCGGGCGCTGGCGGCCGGCAAGCTGAAGCGCTGGGTCGGGCTCGACCAGGATCCGGTAAGCGTCGGCACCGTGAATCGCGACCTCGCCGGGACGAAGGTCGAAGCCATCGACGGTTCGGTGCGCGGCATTCTCCGCCGGGCCTACAAGCTCGGCACTTTCGACCTCGTCTACGCCTCGGGACTCTACGACTATCTGCCGCGCGCCATCGGTATCCGACTTCTCCAGAGGGCGATGGAGCTGGTTAAACCGGGCGGCGAATTCCTCTTCGCAAATTTCAGCGACGAGATCACGACGGACGGCTACATGGAGACATTCATGGATTGGCCTCTTATACTTCGCTCGGCCGATGATATGTGGGACATTATTAATTCTGCCCTCGACAGAAACAGCGTAGAGGCCGATGTATACTATGGATCCAACAGAAATATCGTCTACGGAATGATCCGCAAGCGCGGGTTCTGA
- a CDS encoding Crp/Fnr family transcriptional regulator gives MTTRDEFVRTAIWAGELSPEELERARRGVVEKYFPKGGYICHRGDKLDHWTGVISGLVKISAISASGKAMTFAGAGAGGWFGEGSVLKDEPRKYDLVAIADTRLAMMTRPTFMWLYENSTGFNRFLVRQFNERLGQFIATTEYDRILSPKARVARNISWFFNPILYPVTKPEIEIGQEELGLLAGVSRPVVSKSLQALEAEGLLRVEHSRIVVFDVEALGNYEDD, from the coding sequence ATGACCACCAGGGACGAATTCGTTCGAACTGCCATCTGGGCCGGCGAACTGTCGCCGGAGGAACTCGAGCGCGCCCGCCGTGGCGTCGTCGAGAAGTATTTTCCAAAGGGCGGCTACATCTGCCATCGCGGCGACAAGCTGGATCACTGGACGGGGGTGATCAGCGGGCTGGTCAAGATCAGCGCGATCTCGGCCAGCGGCAAGGCGATGACCTTCGCCGGCGCGGGCGCTGGCGGCTGGTTCGGCGAGGGTTCCGTACTGAAGGACGAGCCGCGCAAATACGATCTGGTGGCGATCGCCGACACGCGCCTGGCGATGATGACGCGCCCGACCTTTATGTGGCTCTACGAGAATTCGACCGGCTTCAACCGCTTTCTCGTGCGTCAGTTCAACGAACGCCTCGGCCAGTTCATCGCGACGACCGAATACGACCGGATCCTGTCGCCGAAGGCCAGAGTGGCGCGCAACATCTCGTGGTTCTTCAACCCGATCCTCTATCCGGTCACCAAACCGGAGATCGAAATCGGTCAGGAAGAACTCGGCCTGCTCGCCGGTGTGTCGCGACCGGTCGTCAGCAAGAGCCTGCAGGCGCTCGAGGCCGAGGGACTGCTGCGGGTCGAGCATTCGCGGATCGTCGTCTTCGACGTCGAAGCGCTCGGGAACTATGAAGACGATTGA
- a CDS encoding AMP-binding protein produces the protein MDSTASAAERPLDTFPKYLLWNAERFAGRPAMRHKNYGIWQSWTWAQQLDEVRALSLGLQAIGLARGDKVAVVGSNRPRLYWTFAAVQALGAIPVPVYADSVAEEMAYVLDHAEVRFAVVENQEQVDKLLSVSDKVPSLHEIVYDEPRGMRDYDPEHLHDYEKVREAGLRRLEAGGVAEGWLAEIARGKGSDLGIILYTSGTTGRPKGVMLSNDNLVKSALHGNAFDHLTEHETTIAYLPLAWVGDHVFSYSQSYTAGFCVACPESPDTVTEDRREIAPSYFFAPPRVFEGLLTAMMVRMEDAGRIKKRMLDGFLAHARKVGEKILDGESVGAWDRLKYAVGEFLVYGPVKNRMGLSQLRVAYTAGEAIGPELFRFYRSIGLNLKQLYGQTEATVYISAQPDGHIQADTVGLPSPGVEIRIADNGEVLYRSDGTFIGYYKNEQATRETKTPDGWVKTGDAGFFNADGHLKIIDRAKDVGKLKSGALFAPKYIENALKFFPDIKEAVAFGDGRDFCAVFVNIDLQSVGSWAERNNIAYASYQELANHPDVYRIVAQHVEAANRKLASEPLMAASQIRRFLVLHKELDADDGELTRTQKVRRSFIAERYGELIEALYDGSTSKWVETEITYEDGRKSKIAATVRIVDAPTFGGAAEPMREAAE, from the coding sequence ATGGATTCGACGGCGTCTGCCGCCGAAAGGCCGCTTGATACGTTTCCGAAGTATCTGCTGTGGAACGCGGAGCGCTTCGCGGGACGCCCGGCGATGCGGCACAAGAACTACGGCATCTGGCAGAGCTGGACATGGGCGCAGCAGCTCGATGAGGTGCGGGCACTCTCTCTCGGCCTGCAGGCGATTGGCCTGGCGCGCGGCGACAAGGTCGCGGTGGTCGGGTCCAACCGGCCGCGTCTCTACTGGACCTTCGCCGCGGTGCAGGCGCTGGGCGCGATTCCGGTGCCGGTCTACGCTGACTCGGTCGCCGAGGAGATGGCCTATGTGCTCGACCATGCCGAGGTTCGCTTCGCGGTCGTCGAGAACCAGGAACAAGTCGACAAGCTGCTCTCCGTCTCCGACAAGGTGCCCTCGCTGCACGAGATCGTCTATGACGAGCCGCGCGGCATGCGCGACTACGACCCGGAGCATCTGCACGACTACGAGAAGGTTCGCGAGGCCGGCCTCAGACGTCTCGAAGCCGGCGGGGTCGCCGAGGGATGGCTCGCCGAAATCGCCCGGGGCAAGGGGTCCGACCTCGGCATCATCCTATACACGTCGGGCACGACGGGGCGTCCGAAGGGCGTGATGCTGTCCAACGACAACCTGGTGAAATCGGCGCTGCACGGCAACGCGTTCGATCACCTGACCGAGCACGAGACCACCATCGCCTACCTGCCGCTCGCCTGGGTCGGCGACCATGTCTTCTCCTATTCACAGTCCTACACCGCCGGCTTCTGCGTCGCCTGCCCCGAAAGTCCGGACACCGTGACCGAGGACCGCCGCGAGATCGCGCCGTCCTACTTCTTCGCACCGCCGCGCGTGTTCGAAGGCTTGCTGACCGCGATGATGGTGCGCATGGAGGATGCCGGGCGGATCAAGAAGCGCATGCTCGACGGTTTTCTGGCGCATGCGCGCAAGGTCGGCGAGAAGATTCTCGACGGCGAGAGCGTCGGGGCCTGGGACCGGCTGAAATACGCCGTCGGCGAGTTTTTGGTCTACGGGCCGGTGAAGAACCGCATGGGGCTTTCCCAATTGAGGGTCGCCTACACGGCCGGCGAGGCGATCGGGCCGGAACTGTTCCGCTTCTACCGCTCGATCGGGCTCAACCTGAAGCAGCTCTACGGGCAGACGGAAGCGACCGTCTATATTAGCGCGCAGCCCGACGGCCATATCCAGGCCGACACGGTCGGGCTGCCGTCGCCCGGCGTCGAGATCAGGATCGCCGACAATGGCGAAGTGCTCTACCGCTCCGACGGAACCTTCATCGGCTATTACAAGAACGAGCAGGCGACGCGCGAGACCAAGACGCCTGACGGCTGGGTGAAGACCGGCGATGCGGGGTTCTTCAACGCCGACGGGCATCTGAAGATCATCGACCGGGCCAAGGATGTCGGCAAGCTGAAGTCCGGAGCGCTGTTCGCGCCCAAATACATCGAGAACGCGCTGAAATTCTTTCCCGACATCAAGGAAGCGGTGGCCTTCGGCGACGGCCGCGACTTCTGTGCGGTGTTCGTCAACATCGATCTCCAGTCGGTCGGCTCCTGGGCGGAACGCAACAATATCGCCTACGCTTCCTATCAGGAGCTCGCCAACCACCCCGACGTCTACCGGATCGTCGCCCAGCATGTCGAGGCCGCCAACCGCAAGCTCGCCTCCGAGCCGCTGATGGCGGCCTCGCAGATCCGCCGCTTCCTGGTTCTGCACAAGGAACTGGACGCCGACGACGGCGAATTGACGCGCACGCAGAAGGTGCGGCGTTCCTTCATCGCCGAGCGCTACGGCGAACTGATCGAGGCGCTCTACGACGGCTCGACGTCGAAGTGGGTCGAGACCGAGATCACCTACGAGGACGGGCGCAAGTCGAAGATCGCAGCGACCGTCCGTATCGTCGACGCGCCGACCTTCGGCGGTGCGGCGGAACCGATGCGGGAGGCTGCCGAATGA
- a CDS encoding ABC transporter ATP-binding protein, producing the protein MNSPVDHNSFTATPDGIADGEVLLDLRNVSLAFGGVKAITDISFDIRKGEIRAIIGPNGAGKTSMLNVINGFYTPQQGKIIFRGKERAGMKPHQAVGQGIARTFQNVALFKGMSTLDNIMTGRSVMMKRGLGWQMLWHGPALAEEIEHRKKVEEIIDFLEIEHIRRTPVGKLPYGLQKRVELGRALAMEPSLLLLDEPMAGMNLEEKEDMSRFILDVNRQRGTTIALIEHDMGVVMDLSDRVVVLDYGRKIADGTPEVVKSNKDVIDAYLGVAH; encoded by the coding sequence ATGAACAGTCCCGTCGACCACAACAGCTTCACCGCCACGCCGGACGGCATCGCCGACGGCGAAGTGCTCCTCGACCTGCGCAACGTGTCGCTCGCCTTCGGCGGCGTCAAGGCGATCACCGACATCTCCTTCGACATCCGCAAGGGCGAGATCCGCGCGATCATCGGGCCGAACGGCGCCGGCAAGACCTCGATGCTCAACGTCATCAACGGCTTCTACACGCCGCAGCAGGGCAAGATCATCTTCCGCGGCAAGGAGCGTGCCGGCATGAAGCCGCACCAGGCGGTGGGACAGGGGATCGCCCGCACCTTCCAGAACGTCGCGCTGTTCAAGGGCATGTCGACGCTCGACAACATCATGACCGGCCGCTCGGTGATGATGAAACGCGGTCTCGGCTGGCAGATGCTGTGGCACGGCCCGGCGCTGGCCGAGGAGATCGAGCATCGCAAGAAGGTCGAGGAGATCATCGATTTCCTCGAGATCGAACATATTCGCCGCACGCCGGTCGGCAAGCTGCCCTACGGCCTGCAGAAGCGGGTGGAACTCGGGCGGGCGCTGGCCATGGAGCCGTCGCTGCTTCTCCTCGACGAGCCGATGGCCGGCATGAACCTCGAGGAAAAGGAAGACATGAGCCGGTTCATCCTCGACGTGAACAGACAGCGTGGCACGACGATCGCACTGATCGAACACGACATGGGCGTGGTCATGGACCTTTCCGACCGGGTCGTCGTGCTCGATTACGGGCGCAAGATCGCCGACGGCACGCCGGAGGTGGTGAAGTCCAACAAGGACGTCATCGACGCCTATCTCGGCGTGGCGCACTGA
- a CDS encoding DUF3096 domain-containing protein: protein MDLGTLPLTPLVSLIAGVLILVMPRLLNYIVAIYLIVVGLLGLFPQLAG, encoded by the coding sequence ATGGATCTCGGAACGCTTCCTCTCACTCCCCTCGTCTCGCTGATCGCCGGCGTGCTCATCCTCGTGATGCCGCGGCTGCTCAACTACATCGTCGCGATCTACCTCATCGTCGTCGGCCTGCTCGGCCTGTTCCCGCAACTGGCCGGATGA
- a CDS encoding NUDIX domain-containing protein — MRDVTLLSDNWYFLNKYQFDLRLPDGSWQPQQREAYDRGNGATILLYNRARKTVVLTRQFRLPAFLNGGAGWMIETAAGLLDGDDPGAAIRREVAEETGYRIGEAREVLDIFMSPGSVTERLHFFLAEFDPDDRPTDGGGAEGETENIEVLEIGFDDALAMVARGEIRDAKTILLLYHARIHGIL; from the coding sequence ATGCGCGACGTGACGCTCCTGTCCGACAACTGGTATTTCCTCAACAAGTACCAGTTCGATCTCCGGCTGCCGGACGGTTCCTGGCAGCCGCAGCAGCGCGAGGCCTACGACCGCGGCAACGGCGCGACGATCCTGCTCTACAACCGGGCCCGCAAGACTGTGGTCCTGACGCGTCAGTTCCGGCTTCCCGCCTTCCTCAACGGCGGCGCCGGCTGGATGATCGAGACCGCCGCCGGCCTGCTCGACGGCGACGATCCGGGCGCCGCGATCCGGCGCGAAGTGGCCGAGGAGACCGGCTACCGCATCGGCGAGGCGAGGGAAGTCCTCGACATCTTCATGAGTCCCGGCTCGGTCACCGAGCGCCTGCACTTCTTTCTCGCCGAATTCGACCCGGACGACCGGCCGACCGACGGCGGCGGAGCCGAAGGCGAGACCGAAAACATCGAGGTGCTGGAAATCGGCTTCGACGACGCGCTGGCGATGGTCGCGCGAGGCGAGATCCGGGACGCCAAGACCATTCTGCTCCTTTACCACGCGCGCATCCACGGGATCCTTTGA
- a CDS encoding branched-chain amino acid ABC transporter permease: MLNDIFIKPFADMVGAPDFLMQVLWEGLVSGVLYALIALGFVLIYKSSRIFNFAQGIMVVFAALTLVGLHEKGVPAWLALPLTLGVMYLLAMSIERVVLRPLVNQPDIILFMATIGITLFLIGFGEIIFGGENKVMITEQLGIPTGSWEFEPFGGFVSIEQRDVTAVVGAVLLVAALLLFLNKSKMGRAIRALGDDHQAALSVGISLSTIWVVVWFIAGVIALATGIVWGSRAGVSFALEVIAYKALPVLMLGGLESVLGAIVGGLAIGILEKLFEIYWGQPILGGNTETWFAFVLALIVLLFRPQGLFGERIIERV, translated from the coding sequence ATGCTGAACGACATCTTCATCAAGCCGTTCGCCGACATGGTCGGCGCGCCCGACTTTCTCATGCAGGTGCTGTGGGAGGGGCTCGTCTCGGGCGTGCTCTATGCGCTGATCGCACTCGGCTTCGTGCTGATCTACAAATCTTCGCGCATCTTCAACTTCGCGCAAGGCATCATGGTCGTGTTCGCGGCGCTGACGCTCGTCGGCCTCCATGAGAAAGGCGTACCGGCCTGGCTGGCGCTGCCGCTGACGCTCGGCGTCATGTATCTGCTGGCGATGTCGATCGAGCGCGTCGTGCTCAGGCCGCTGGTCAACCAGCCCGACATCATCCTGTTCATGGCGACCATCGGGATCACCCTGTTCCTCATCGGCTTCGGCGAGATCATCTTCGGCGGCGAGAACAAGGTGATGATCACCGAACAACTCGGCATCCCGACCGGATCCTGGGAGTTCGAGCCGTTCGGCGGTTTCGTCTCGATCGAGCAGCGCGACGTGACGGCGGTCGTCGGCGCCGTGCTTCTGGTGGCGGCCCTGCTCCTCTTCCTCAACAAGTCGAAAATGGGCCGCGCCATCCGCGCGCTCGGCGACGACCATCAGGCGGCGCTCTCGGTCGGCATCTCGCTGTCGACGATCTGGGTCGTGGTCTGGTTCATCGCCGGCGTCATTGCGCTGGCGACCGGCATCGTCTGGGGGTCCCGCGCCGGCGTCTCCTTCGCGCTGGAAGTCATCGCCTACAAGGCGCTACCGGTGCTGATGCTGGGCGGACTGGAGAGCGTGCTCGGCGCCATCGTCGGCGGGCTGGCGATCGGCATCCTGGAGAAGCTGTTCGAGATCTACTGGGGACAGCCCATCCTCGGCGGCAACACCGAGACCTGGTTCGCCTTCGTCCTGGCGCTGATCGTGCTGCTGTTCCGGCCGCAGGGCCTGTTCGGCGAACGCATCATCGAGCGGGTGTGA
- a CDS encoding branched-chain amino acid ABC transporter permease codes for MLYKTAGQFKTTYEADHALFPVRQDAILLAVMLAFAFVILPLTANEFAFKALLIPVLIYTLAALGLNILTGYAGQLSLGTGAFMGVGAYACYKIITIFPEVNLLLAIALSGFFSAAVGVAFGVPSLRIKGFYLAIATLAAQFFLVWLFEKWAWLYNYSASGAIQVPTIEMFGIVVAGPNAKAITQYYFVLAVVAIVTIFAINITRGRIGRIWKSVRDMDIAAELVGINLMKAKLSAFFVSSYIVGIAGALFVFLWRGAAEPNLFDIPLSFRVLFIAIIGGLGSILGNYLGAILIVALPVVLSYLPGALGIPVSSSMVEHLNIMIVGALIIFFLIVEPHGLARFWAVLREKLIIWPFPH; via the coding sequence ATGCTCTACAAAACCGCTGGCCAGTTCAAGACGACCTACGAGGCAGACCACGCGCTGTTCCCGGTGCGGCAGGACGCGATCCTGCTCGCGGTCATGCTCGCCTTTGCCTTCGTCATCCTGCCGCTCACGGCCAACGAGTTCGCCTTCAAGGCGCTGCTCATCCCGGTGCTCATCTACACGCTGGCGGCGCTCGGGTTGAACATTCTCACCGGCTATGCGGGCCAGCTTTCGCTCGGCACCGGCGCGTTCATGGGCGTCGGGGCCTATGCCTGCTACAAGATCATCACCATCTTTCCGGAAGTGAACCTTCTTCTGGCGATTGCGCTGTCGGGATTTTTCTCGGCTGCCGTCGGCGTTGCGTTCGGGGTGCCCTCGCTCAGGATCAAGGGCTTCTATCTCGCCATCGCCACGCTTGCCGCGCAGTTCTTCCTCGTCTGGCTGTTCGAGAAGTGGGCGTGGCTTTACAATTACAGCGCCTCGGGCGCGATCCAGGTGCCGACGATCGAGATGTTCGGGATCGTGGTTGCCGGTCCGAACGCCAAGGCGATCACGCAATACTATTTCGTTCTCGCCGTCGTTGCGATCGTTACCATCTTCGCCATCAACATCACCCGCGGCCGCATCGGACGGATCTGGAAATCGGTGCGCGACATGGACATCGCCGCCGAGCTCGTCGGCATCAATCTGATGAAGGCGAAGCTGTCGGCGTTCTTCGTTTCCTCCTACATTGTCGGCATCGCGGGCGCGCTGTTCGTGTTCCTGTGGCGAGGCGCCGCCGAGCCGAACCTGTTCGACATTCCGCTGTCGTTCCGCGTGCTGTTCATCGCCATCATCGGCGGGCTCGGCTCGATCCTCGGCAACTATCTCGGCGCCATCCTGATCGTCGCGCTGCCGGTCGTGCTGAGCTACCTCCCCGGCGCGCTCGGCATTCCTGTCAGTTCGTCGATGGTCGAACATCTCAACATCATGATCGTCGGGGCGCTCATCATCTTCTTCCTGATCGTCGAACCGCACGGGCTGGCGCGGTTCTGGGCGGTTCTGAGGGAGAAACTCATCATCTGGCCGTTCCCTCACTGA
- a CDS encoding ABC transporter substrate-binding protein encodes MKKLAKTALIASGLALAAAFAVPAFAQDVIKLPNLSYRTGPFAATGIPLMNGQRDYIMMLNERDGGVNGVTINYEECETGYNTEKGVECYEKTKAGAAITQPWSTGITLQVLPKTNVDKIPLLAPGYGFSPMADGKTFKWAFNPPSSYWDGAAMILQHISEGNLDSLKGKKIALLHLDHPYGKEPIPLLEALGAKHGFTLLPIPVGLKEMQNQSAQWLQIRREKPDFVLMWGWGAMNAGAITEAVKTKYPMNQFIGIWWSALDGDLKLVGDAGKGYRAISWSVPNSASKSMQDIKKLVVDAGKSMINQAEGEFDWVFYQRGVLISMISVEAIKAAQTNFNVKVPNPEQVRWGLENLDISEAKLAEIGLEGMIVPFKTSCSDHTGHGGAWMLEWDGKQFVKASDLIKPDRAAIEPLEAEKAKEYATANAPWPLNDECK; translated from the coding sequence ATGAAGAAACTTGCAAAGACCGCGCTCATCGCCTCGGGCCTTGCGCTGGCGGCGGCGTTCGCCGTGCCGGCGTTCGCGCAGGATGTGATCAAGCTGCCGAACCTGTCCTACCGGACCGGTCCGTTCGCAGCGACCGGCATTCCGCTGATGAACGGCCAGCGCGACTACATCATGATGCTGAACGAACGCGATGGCGGCGTGAACGGCGTCACGATCAACTACGAGGAGTGCGAGACCGGCTACAACACCGAGAAGGGTGTCGAGTGCTACGAGAAGACCAAGGCCGGCGCAGCGATCACCCAGCCCTGGTCGACCGGCATCACGCTGCAGGTACTGCCCAAGACGAATGTCGACAAGATCCCGCTGCTGGCGCCCGGCTACGGCTTCTCGCCGATGGCAGACGGCAAGACGTTCAAATGGGCGTTCAATCCGCCGTCGTCCTACTGGGACGGCGCCGCGATGATCCTGCAGCACATCTCGGAAGGCAATCTCGACAGCCTGAAGGGCAAGAAGATCGCGCTCCTGCATCTCGACCATCCCTACGGCAAGGAGCCGATCCCGCTGCTCGAGGCGCTCGGCGCCAAGCACGGCTTCACCCTGCTGCCGATCCCGGTTGGGCTGAAGGAGATGCAGAACCAGTCGGCGCAATGGCTGCAGATCCGCCGCGAAAAGCCTGACTTCGTGCTGATGTGGGGCTGGGGCGCGATGAACGCCGGCGCCATCACCGAAGCGGTCAAGACCAAGTATCCGATGAACCAGTTCATCGGCATCTGGTGGTCCGCGCTCGACGGCGACCTGAAACTCGTCGGCGACGCCGGCAAGGGCTACCGCGCCATCTCGTGGAGCGTGCCGAACTCGGCTTCGAAGTCGATGCAGGACATAAAGAAGCTCGTCGTCGATGCCGGCAAGTCGATGATCAACCAGGCCGAAGGCGAGTTCGACTGGGTGTTCTATCAGCGCGGCGTGCTGATCTCGATGATCTCGGTCGAGGCGATCAAGGCGGCGCAGACCAATTTCAACGTCAAGGTTCCTAATCCCGAGCAAGTGCGCTGGGGCCTCGAGAACCTCGACATCAGCGAGGCCAAGCTCGCCGAGATCGGTCTGGAAGGCATGATCGTGCCGTTCAAGACGAGCTGCTCGGACCACACCGGCCACGGCGGCGCCTGGATGCTGGAATGGGACGGCAAGCAGTTCGTCAAGGCTTCCGACCTGATCAAGCCGGATCGGGCCGCAATCGAGCCGCTCGAAGCCGAAAAGGCCAAGGAATACGCGACTGCCAACGCGCCCTGGCCGCTCAACGACGAGTGCAAGTAG
- a CDS encoding ABC transporter ATP-binding protein, protein MSNAAPMAETAEPILSVNNIEVIYDHVILVLKGVSLSVPHGGITALLGANGAGKTTTLKAISNLLHAERGAVTKGNILFEGNEIQSLSPNELVRRGCIQVMEGRHCFGHLSVEDNLMTGAFTRRDGAAAIRRDLDMVYDYFPRLKVRRTSQAGYTSGGEQQMTAIGRALMSRPKMILLDEPSMGLAPQLVEEIFEIVRKLNEEQGVSFLLAEQNTNVALRYAKYGYILESGRIVLDGEAHALRENEDVKEFYLGVGGEGRRSFKDVKHYKRRKRWLA, encoded by the coding sequence ATGTCGAACGCAGCGCCGATGGCCGAGACAGCCGAGCCGATCCTGTCGGTCAACAATATCGAGGTGATCTATGACCACGTGATCCTCGTGCTCAAGGGCGTGTCGCTGAGCGTGCCGCACGGCGGTATCACGGCGTTGCTCGGCGCCAACGGCGCGGGCAAGACCACGACGCTGAAGGCGATCTCCAACCTGCTGCATGCCGAGCGCGGCGCGGTGACGAAGGGCAATATCCTGTTCGAAGGCAACGAGATCCAGTCGCTGTCGCCGAACGAGCTCGTCCGCCGCGGCTGCATCCAGGTGATGGAGGGCCGCCACTGCTTCGGCCATCTCTCCGTCGAGGACAATCTGATGACGGGTGCCTTTACGCGGCGCGACGGGGCGGCGGCGATCCGCCGGGACCTCGACATGGTCTACGACTACTTCCCGCGGTTGAAAGTGCGGCGGACGAGCCAGGCGGGCTATACGTCCGGCGGCGAACAGCAGATGACGGCGATCGGCCGCGCGCTGATGAGCCGGCCGAAGATGATCCTGCTCGACGAGCCGTCGATGGGGTTGGCGCCCCAGTTGGTCGAGGAGATCTTCGAGATCGTGCGCAAGCTCAACGAGGAGCAGGGCGTGTCCTTTCTGCTCGCCGAGCAGAACACCAACGTTGCGCTGCGCTATGCCAAATACGGCTACATCCTCGAATCCGGCCGCATCGTGCTCGACGGCGAGGCGCATGCGCTGCGTGAGAACGAGGATGTCAAGGAATTCTACCTCGGCGTCGGCGGCGAGGGGCGGCGCTCGTTCAAGGACGTCAAGCACTACAAGCGGCGGAAGAGGTGGCTGGCGTGA
- a CDS encoding calcium/sodium antiporter, which yields MFLSLLGGLAGLIIGADLLVRGAVGLAQRLGVSSLVIGLTLVGLGTSVPETATALSAVLGGAPGIAVGNIVGANIANCLLIVGVAAAVAPIAVPADFMRREGAALMATTISFVVWGSFFAFDWVAGLVMLALLSLYLWSVSRRSSVSDDVGEETTADLVQREGWRYAFARWFGAYPVASALSLMLGGILLIVFSGNAFVDGAVMLARSLGVSDAVIGVSVVAIGTTSPELITSVVAALRGRPGLALGNAIGSCFFNILGIGGLIGLVEPISIPRSVVVFDFPMLAAATALMLFLAWTGRTVSRREGIALVVCYCTYILTATL from the coding sequence ATGTTTCTTTCACTCCTCGGCGGTCTGGCGGGCCTGATCATCGGTGCGGATCTGCTGGTGCGAGGCGCCGTCGGTCTTGCCCAGCGGCTCGGCGTCTCGTCGCTGGTGATAGGCCTGACGCTGGTCGGCCTCGGTACATCGGTTCCGGAGACGGCTACCGCCCTATCCGCCGTGCTGGGCGGCGCGCCTGGCATCGCGGTCGGCAACATCGTCGGCGCGAACATCGCCAACTGTCTTCTGATTGTCGGTGTCGCGGCGGCCGTCGCGCCCATCGCCGTTCCGGCGGATTTCATGAGGCGCGAAGGTGCCGCCCTGATGGCGACGACGATATCCTTCGTTGTCTGGGGCTCCTTCTTCGCCTTCGATTGGGTCGCCGGCCTTGTCATGCTCGCTTTGCTTTCCCTCTACCTGTGGTCCGTCTCCCGGCGCAGTTCGGTCTCCGACGACGTCGGCGAAGAGACCACGGCGGACCTCGTGCAGAGGGAAGGCTGGCGATACGCGTTCGCTCGGTGGTTCGGCGCTTATCCCGTGGCGAGCGCGCTGAGCCTGATGCTGGGCGGCATCCTTCTCATCGTGTTCAGCGGAAACGCCTTCGTCGATGGCGCCGTCATGCTTGCGCGGAGCCTCGGCGTATCGGACGCCGTCATCGGCGTCAGCGTGGTCGCGATCGGAACCACGTCGCCTGAACTGATCACCTCGGTCGTCGCCGCCCTGCGGGGACGACCGGGACTCGCGCTCGGAAATGCGATCGGCTCCTGCTTCTTCAACATCCTGGGGATCGGCGGCCTGATCGGGCTGGTCGAGCCGATCTCCATTCCGCGGAGCGTGGTGGTTTTCGATTTCCCGATGCTTGCCGCCGCCACGGCGCTGATGCTGTTTCTGGCTTGGACCGGCCGCACGGTCTCGCGCCGGGAGGGGATCGCGCTGGTCGTCTGCTATTGCACCTACATTCTCACGGCCACCCTCTGA